A genomic segment from Janibacter sp. DB-40 encodes:
- a CDS encoding DNA methyltransferase yields the protein MTDPLVARTEARDYQRLFLQDLHWSAPDHPPVVYDHEGRSVTATNVSSFKGLRVWAVNEKPESKLEAEIDRLLAQNSTDRIVIFHDDNTQVWRWPARRVTGNSTATRLSRHRHTTGSADPTFAAKLDVIRLPHDRGLNVNEVVAKVREAFDIEAQNETKAASKLMARMYAAMTDAYAGLRTTATERDHQISVTLARLLFLMFGDDTDMWRPNLFRDYIYNHTAQDGSDIGQRITDLFAYLDTSDTDRTDTPEALVEFPYVNGGIFEEAITLPASMTAEFRTVVLEACDRDWATISPAIFGSMFQSVRDAETRRQLGEHYTSEENILRTLDPLFLDELRAEFNHIKTLGRYEADRLRKLRDKLGRIRYMDPACGCGNFIIVAYRELRDLELAIMERLQEITGDNPMLLANVGLKVTLDHFYGIEIDEWPARIAETAMFLVDRQCDLKLTASLGFAPDRLPIQEQATIVVGNALRTDWARVCPPEGEVVIAGNPPFLGHATRTGEQAEDLRQAWGKDDISRLDYVTGWHAQALRYFQGRDGLFAFVTTNSITQGDPVPHLFGPIFDAGWVIKFAHRTFPWSSEAVGKAAVHCVIVGFTTVLGKTKPRLFDHAPDAHAADRRVNTINAYLVEGPNVFITKRSRPLVAGLPEATFGNMPRDDGNLVVLPNSFDEVHRDPVARKYLRPFIGAEELLNGKKRWCLWLTALDPEDLHRSSILQDRVNAVRRFRLKSTAASTHKMAETPHLFGQRPALYTQPYLVIPRVSSELRDYYPVCRVDSGVIASDATFTAADPDGLLFPIISSAMFMAWQSTVGGRLESRLRFSNTIVWNNLPIPTFSPETRQALIAAGKALEVAREAYPDRTMSDLYRTTSMPADLRGAHDDVDAIVDGAFGARGATPTLEERQRLLFKAYEETTTAQTGAR from the coding sequence ATGACCGACCCACTCGTCGCCCGCACCGAGGCCCGCGACTATCAGCGCCTCTTCCTGCAAGACCTGCATTGGTCCGCACCCGACCACCCACCCGTCGTCTACGACCACGAGGGGCGCTCGGTGACTGCGACCAACGTCTCCTCCTTCAAGGGCCTACGGGTGTGGGCGGTCAACGAGAAGCCCGAGTCCAAGCTCGAGGCCGAGATCGACCGGCTGTTGGCGCAGAACAGCACCGACCGGATCGTCATCTTCCACGACGACAACACGCAGGTCTGGCGCTGGCCAGCCAGACGCGTCACAGGAAACAGCACCGCCACTCGCCTGAGTCGCCACCGCCACACCACCGGCAGCGCCGATCCAACCTTCGCCGCCAAACTCGACGTCATCCGCCTACCGCACGACCGCGGGCTCAACGTCAACGAGGTCGTGGCCAAGGTACGCGAAGCCTTCGACATCGAAGCGCAGAACGAAACCAAGGCCGCATCAAAGCTGATGGCCCGCATGTACGCGGCCATGACAGATGCCTACGCCGGCCTGCGGACGACCGCTACTGAGCGGGATCACCAGATCTCGGTCACCCTCGCCAGACTCCTATTCCTGATGTTCGGCGACGACACTGATATGTGGCGGCCCAACCTCTTTCGCGACTACATCTACAACCACACCGCCCAAGATGGATCCGACATCGGGCAACGGATCACTGACCTGTTTGCCTACCTCGACACCAGCGACACCGACCGGACAGACACGCCGGAGGCTCTCGTCGAATTCCCCTATGTCAATGGTGGCATCTTCGAAGAAGCCATCACCCTCCCGGCCAGCATGACCGCCGAGTTCCGCACCGTCGTGCTGGAAGCCTGCGACCGCGACTGGGCAACCATCAGCCCGGCCATCTTCGGATCCATGTTCCAATCCGTGCGCGATGCTGAAACCCGTCGTCAGCTCGGGGAGCACTACACCTCCGAAGAGAACATCCTCAGAACGCTTGATCCGCTCTTCCTCGACGAACTTCGTGCCGAGTTCAACCACATCAAGACTCTCGGTAGATACGAAGCCGACAGGCTCCGCAAGTTGCGCGACAAGCTCGGCCGCATCCGATACATGGACCCAGCCTGCGGCTGTGGCAACTTCATCATCGTCGCCTATCGCGAGTTGCGGGACCTCGAACTGGCAATTATGGAACGTCTCCAAGAGATAACCGGCGACAACCCGATGCTCTTAGCCAATGTCGGCCTAAAAGTCACCCTGGACCACTTCTACGGCATCGAGATCGATGAGTGGCCCGCCCGCATCGCCGAAACCGCAATGTTCCTCGTTGACCGCCAATGCGACCTCAAGCTCACTGCCTCTCTCGGTTTCGCCCCCGATCGGCTGCCAATCCAAGAGCAGGCCACCATCGTCGTCGGTAACGCCCTCCGCACAGACTGGGCCCGAGTGTGTCCTCCCGAGGGTGAAGTCGTGATCGCCGGCAACCCTCCCTTCTTGGGACACGCCACCCGCACCGGGGAACAGGCCGAGGACTTGCGTCAGGCCTGGGGGAAAGACGACATCAGCCGCCTGGACTACGTCACTGGGTGGCATGCCCAAGCACTGCGCTACTTCCAGGGCCGCGACGGGCTCTTCGCTTTTGTCACCACCAACTCGATAACTCAAGGTGACCCGGTGCCACACCTTTTCGGGCCGATCTTCGACGCTGGTTGGGTGATCAAGTTCGCCCACCGCACCTTCCCGTGGTCCTCCGAGGCAGTCGGCAAGGCCGCGGTGCACTGCGTCATCGTCGGTTTCACAACGGTGCTGGGCAAGACCAAGCCAAGGCTGTTCGACCACGCCCCCGACGCGCATGCGGCCGACCGTCGGGTGAACACAATCAACGCCTACCTCGTCGAAGGCCCCAACGTCTTCATCACCAAACGCTCCAGACCCCTCGTCGCCGGATTGCCCGAAGCCACCTTCGGGAACATGCCACGGGATGACGGCAACCTCGTCGTTCTGCCCAACTCCTTCGACGAAGTCCACCGCGACCCAGTCGCTCGCAAGTACCTTCGGCCGTTCATCGGAGCCGAAGAACTTCTGAACGGGAAGAAGCGATGGTGCCTGTGGCTTACCGCTCTCGACCCTGAGGACCTGCACCGCAGCAGTATCCTTCAAGACCGTGTCAACGCGGTACGTCGGTTCAGGCTGAAAAGCACCGCCGCAAGTACGCACAAGATGGCAGAGACGCCGCACTTGTTCGGCCAACGCCCTGCCCTCTACACCCAGCCATACCTCGTCATCCCCCGTGTCTCCAGTGAACTCCGCGATTACTACCCCGTCTGCCGCGTCGACTCGGGCGTGATCGCAAGCGATGCCACCTTCACCGCAGCTGACCCTGACGGGCTGCTTTTCCCAATCATCTCTTCTGCCATGTTCATGGCCTGGCAGTCCACTGTCGGCGGTCGATTGGAGTCACGACTGCGCTTCTCCAACACGATCGTGTGGAACAACCTGCCCATCCCCACGTTCAGCCCTGAGACCAGGCAGGCACTCATCGCAGCCGGCAAGGCACTTGAGGTCGCTCGCGAGGCCTATCCAGATAGAACCATGTCCGACTTGTACCGGACTACAAGTATGCCCGCTGACTTGCGTGGGGCCCACGATGATGTCGATGCAATCGTGGACGGTGCCTTCGGAGCCCGAGGCGCGACACCCACGCTGGAGGAGCGACAACGGCTGCTCTTCAAGGCCTACGAAGAGACTACGACGGCACAAACTGGGGCGCGCTAG